The following DNA comes from Thermus islandicus DSM 21543.
GAATCGCCGTGCGGGCCGGGCACCACTGTGCCCAGCCCCTCCATCGGAAGCTGGGGCTTGCGGCCACCGCCCGGGCAAGCTTCTACCTCTACAACACCCAAGAAGAGGTAGACCGTCTCGCCGAAGCGCTCCTTCGCATCCGGACGAGGTACCGGGCCTGGCTATAATGAGCCAATGAGCGTCCTTGACGAGCTTTACCGGGAGATCCTCCTCAACCACTACCAGAGCCCCAGGAACTTCGGGGTCCTGCCCGGGGCCTCGAGGCGGGCCGGGGGCATGAACCCCTCCTGCGGGGACCAGGTGGAGGTGATGGTGCGCTTGGAAGGGGAGGTCATCGCCGACATCCGCTTCCAGGGCCAGGGGTGCGCCATCAGCACCGCGAGCGCCTCCCTCATGACCGAGGCGGTGAAAGGGAAGAAGGTGGAGGAGGCCCTGGAGCTTTCCCGCAAGTTCCAGGCCATGGTGGTGGAGGGGGGTCCCCCGGACCCCGCCCTGGGGGACCTCCTCGCCCTCCAGGGGGTGGCCAGGCTCCCCGCCCGGGTGAAGTGCGCCACCCTGGCCTGGCACGCCCTGGAGGAGGCTTTAAGGTGAGGCGCTACCCGGCCCACAAGGTGACGGCCCTCCTCGTGGCCCACAAGGACCTCATGGAGGCCTGGAAGGAGGCGGCCCGGGAGGGAAGGATCCGGGCCAAGACCCTAGGGCGGGAGAACGTGGTCCTCGTGGAGGACCCCGCCCTCATCGCCCGCCTCGAGGCCTTGGGCCTGAAGGGAGAGCCCGTGAAGGAGGAGGCATGAAGGGCGTAGTCTTCCTGCACGCCTTCCCCTACAGCCCCAGGATGTGGGAGAAGGAGGTGGCCCTCCTCAAGACCCGGCTTCCCGTCCTCGCCCCCCACTACCTCGGGCTTCCCCTGGGGGAGGCCGCGGGGAAGGTGCTCCAGGAGATGGAGGAGGCGGGCCTGGAGCGGGCGGTCTTCGTGGGGCTTTCCATGGGGGGCTATCTCGTTTTTGAGCTCTTCCGCAAGGCCCCCGAGCGCTTCCTCGGTGCGGTCCTCGCCAGCACTCGGGCCGGTCCCGACAGCGAGGCAGCCAAGAAAAACCGCTACGCCCTAAGGGAGCGGGTGCTCCAGGAGGGGGTGGGCTTCCTGCCCGAGGTCCTCCTCCCGGGCCACCTGGGGAAGACCACCCAGGCCCTGAGGCCCGAGGTGGTGGAGAAGGCGAGGGCCCTCATCCTAGAAGCCTCCCCCGAGGCCGTGGCGGAAAGCCTCGTGGCCCTGGCGGAAAGGCCCGACTCCACCCCCCTTCTCCCCAGGATGGAGGTGCCCGCCCTGGTCCTGGTGGGGGAGGAGGACACCCTCACCCCCCCGGAGGAAGCCAAGCGCATGTGGAAGGCCCTCCCCGACGCGCGCATGCTCATCCTGCCCGAGACCGGCCACCTTGCCAACCTGGAAAACCCCAAGGCCTTCCGCACCGCGCTTTTGGGCTTCCTCGCCGAGTTCTTTTAAAGCCGGAAGACGTCCTCGAGGGAGAGGCGGAGGCCCAGGCAGGGCACGTACACCTCCCCGCCCTCCTCCTTCACGAACCCCTCCGGGGTGAGGCGGTAAGCGATAAAACGGCGCCCCTCCGGATCCACTTCTCCAGGCTACATGACCCCCTTCACTCCTCCTTGGGCTGCCGGGCCATGAGGGCCTTGAGGGCCACCAAGGGGTCCAAGCCCTCGTGGGCCACCCGGTGGACCGCCTCGGCCACGGGGAGCTCCACCCCCCGCTCCTTCCCCCAGGCCAGCATGGCCTTCACCGCGTAGAGCCCCTCCACCACCCCCCGGACCTCGAG
Coding sequences within:
- the sufU gene encoding Fe-S cluster assembly sulfur transfer protein SufU, whose protein sequence is MSVLDELYREILLNHYQSPRNFGVLPGASRRAGGMNPSCGDQVEVMVRLEGEVIADIRFQGQGCAISTASASLMTEAVKGKKVEEALELSRKFQAMVVEGGPPDPALGDLLALQGVARLPARVKCATLAWHALEEALR
- a CDS encoding alpha/beta fold hydrolase is translated as MKGVVFLHAFPYSPRMWEKEVALLKTRLPVLAPHYLGLPLGEAAGKVLQEMEEAGLERAVFVGLSMGGYLVFELFRKAPERFLGAVLASTRAGPDSEAAKKNRYALRERVLQEGVGFLPEVLLPGHLGKTTQALRPEVVEKARALILEASPEAVAESLVALAERPDSTPLLPRMEVPALVLVGEEDTLTPPEEAKRMWKALPDARMLILPETGHLANLENPKAFRTALLGFLAEFF